A segment of the Deltaproteobacteria bacterium genome:
CGAGTGCGGCTCGACAGCTAATCGCCGTCACCGCTGGCTGACTCGTCGTCGCCGCCGTCGCCGGACTCCATCTCGTCCACCACGGAGTCTAAATCCTCGCCGCCGAACTCGTCGCCCATCTCTTTGCCCATCTTGCGCATCCAGCGGGCGACGCTCTTGGGGTCGTTCTCGTCAATGCCGCCGAGCTTGCTCGGATCGGCCATCGACTCCAGGCGGGCGTCTTCCGACTTGGGCAGGGCGAAGCGTGACAACAGACGCCGGGCACTGGTGCTGCCGCAGCCGCTGCACTCGGGCTTGGGGGTTTCGCTGACGCGCAAGGTCAATACGCTGAAGCGCCTGCCGCACTTGCGGCAGCAGTATTCGTAGATCGGCATGGTGCAACTCCGCTGTCTGCAACTAACCTTGATCGAAAAACGCCAAACCCAGAGGCGCAGAGATCACAGAGCATTCCGCCACTCGTCTTCGAGTTCCCGGGCGTGTTGTGTCGGCGCCCTTCTCGGCACCGGTTACCAAATGGCGGGCGGCGGCGCCAGCACCGGCGCTCAATCTTGACAGGGGTGCGGTGGGCTCATAGTGTCCCGCCGCTGCCATGATTGACGACCCGCGTACAGAGCTGGCCGGATTGTTCG
Coding sequences within it:
- a CDS encoding zinc ribbon domain-containing protein is translated as MPIYEYCCRKCGRRFSVLTLRVSETPKPECSGCGSTSARRLLSRFALPKSEDARLESMADPSKLGGIDENDPKSVARWMRKMGKEMGDEFGGEDLDSVVDEMESGDGGDDESASGDGD